The following proteins come from a genomic window of Daphnia carinata strain CSIRO-1 chromosome 6, CSIRO_AGI_Dcar_HiC_V3, whole genome shotgun sequence:
- the LOC130702327 gene encoding myelin regulatory factor-like, translated as MDALGPCDDTDIQAILGRDEDFVGMENDTLPDFAQLEHFINSESDEQSDYFADTLANQEASRHNEPIVSSAMVSSCDVVVDSSDLIGAHRPLSNAARHGTSTNFSNQNHQHRPRMNETLRTRAQERQYGVGVGTSISCGGYHISHGLPDSPPDSASEPPYSPPETNRSCSSIGNSPLDDHSASQRYAFPAETYGSIFGASLDLKSDLIGSQQQHQSPVGYVGSASNLQPHGLHNLLSANAQGSPGTGSVAPPLSVGLSMRSCMNSNAAPSIYTIEDHTSNSPLINLAPLSSLSEKNCSAGENDVIPASRTAQQKKRKLSMTECFPIGDNAMGATSTSPRVKQEPQPSPGSLATSPRQISVVGSDEDYSYEFSADSSMFNDSYQCIRFQAFQKNTWHLLFDGNFKELPLPNYRVDADKGFNFSNTDDAFVCQKKNHFQITCHVQQNGEPYYVKTTEGLKKVDNFYLHFFGVKAEAPNQMIRVEQSQSDRSKKPFHPVLLELQQDQVSKITVGRLHFNETTANNMRKKGKPNPDQRFFNLVVSLQAHCGDTTFTVIAHSSERIIVRASNPGMFENEVEQNWQRGTFSDSIFHAGRVGINTDRPDEALVVHGNLKITGHLVQPSDRRAKEGIEEADTKEQLRNVQALRVVHYKYTKEFSKTAGLKEDERGDTGVIAQEVESILPDAVRPAGNIVLPDGRQIENFLVVNKERIFMENVGAVKELCKVTDNLETRIDELERMNHKLAKLKRLDSIRSSASGSTVSNVMSSVSRHRKPCGKFSPSEGNPICANRIIQATVIILVTIMALCLIAMATLYILEWQKRNTDILLAETNGHRATSEFHTVLNYTDPSLDYVYLPDGEPISHAENKTFKPPDVSTTLSTSNSTTISVISSSRSILLPTKQDGAANNSTSRFYTSLTSSKPEVVGKPDACVATVSCQIYCCASAASGIATTRAWTSITTQQNDVQNESTVAERPLVTSATNDVSSLSPPDDELANNVEHFESKERKNHNFGGPSDLSGGFNLREINRQFNLQKQRDKKTGRIPRQKRHLLTQTRELGFRGSTDGDFTPARSHAPSVKPTSQATTWDGRVSYIRLVGSNFNTTLGPSYCMPNSDEYIRCLNGDAVNYTYGIPLSKHMPDRSLTLQFHFTNSFSLQPDQCTSPVRLGACPDGQRDPMGANSIQRGPTLNHADSVARTFFIDVGRSSIVAYRFRFPVLRGDTVDLCSKTNSAAGGEYVEYNLVFYRVCGD; from the exons GCCGTGACGAAGATTTCGTCGGGATGGAGAATGATACCTTACCAGACTTTGCTCAGTTGGAACACTTCATCAACAGCGAGAGCGACGAACAAAGCGA ttATTTTGCTGACACGCTTGCAAACCAAGAAGCATCCCGACACAATGAACCGATTGTTTCTTCGGCAATGGTCTCTTCTTGTGATGTCGTTGTTGATTCGTCAGATCTGATAGGGGCTCACCGGCCACTCTCCAATGCAGCAAGACATGGCACGTCGACCAATTTTAGTAATCAGAACCACCAACACCGGCCTCGTATGAATGAAACTCTAAGGACTAGAGCACAAGAAAGACAGTACGGTGTGGGAGTCGGGACGTCTATCTCTTGCGGGGGTTACCACATATC GCATGGATTACCTGATAGTCCACCAGACTCGGCGTCTGAACCACCATATTCACCCCCGGAAACGAACCGCTCGTGCTCTAGTATCGGAAACTCGCCTT tagatGACCACAGTGCCAGCCAGCGCTATGCCTTTCCTGCCGAGACATATGGTTCGATTTTTGGCGCCAGCCTTGATCTCAAGAGCGACTTGATTGGTTCCCAGCAGCAGCACCAATCACCAGTCGGCTACGTGGGATCGGCTTCTAATCTTCAGCCTCACGGTCTTCATAACTTATTGTCTGCTAATGCCCAGGGCAGCCCTGGAACTGGCTCTGTCGCACCGCCTCTTTCGGTCGGCTTGAGCATGAGATCTTGCATGAATTCCAATGCTGCGCCTTCGATTTACACCATTGAAGATCACACAAGCAATAGCCCGCTCATCAACCTGGCACCTTTGAGTAGCCTGTCGGAAAAGAATTGCAGCGCTGGTGAAAATGACGTCATTCCGGCTAGTAGGACTGCTCAGCAGAAAAAGCGAAAGCTCTCGATGACTGAATGTTTCCCCATCGGAGACAATGCAATGGGCGCGACAAGTACATCGCCAAGAGTCAAACAAGAACCGC AGCCTTCTCCTGGATCACTGGCCACAAGTCCACGCCAAATATCGGTCGTAGGTTCTGATGAGGATTACAGCTACGAGTTTAGTGCCGACAGCAGTATGTTCAACGACAGCTACCAATGCATCCGTTTCCAGGCTTTCCAGAAAAACACTTGGCATTTGCTTTTCGATGGCAACTTTAAAGAGCT GCCGTTGCCGAATTATCGTGTCGATGCGGACAAGGGCTTTAACTTTTCAAACACCGACGACGCCTTTGtttgccaaaagaaaaaccattttcaG ATAACGTGCCACGTGCAGCAGAATGGAGAGCCATATTATGTGAAAACTACGGAAGGACTCAAGAAGGTCGACAACTTTTACTTGCATTTTTTTGGAGTCAAAGCGGAAGCTCCAAATCAAATGATTCGCGTTGAGCAATCACAAAGCGACCGCAGCAAAAAACCTTTCCACCCTGTTCT ctTGGAGTTACAACAAGATCAAGTATCCAAAATCACTGTGGGCAGATTGCACTTTAACGAAACGACGGCCAACAACATGCGCAAGAAAGGCAAACCCAATCCGGACCAGCGCTTTTTTAATCTTGTCGTCAGCCTTCAGGCACATTGTGGTGACACTACATTCACTGTCATTGCTCATTCGTCTGAGCGCATCATTGTACGA GCTTCGAATCCAGGCATGTTTGAAAATGAGGTGGAACAAAATTGGCAACGAGGAACGTTTTCTGATTCCATTTTTCACGCTGGACGAGTTGGAATTAATACAGACCGACCTGATGAGGCCTTGGTAGTTCACGGTAATCTCAAAATTACTGGCCACTTGGTTCAACCGTCTGATCGGAGAGCAAAGGAAGGCATCGAAGAG GCGGATACTAAGGAACAGTTGCGTAATGTTCAAGCTTTACGTGTGGTTCATTATAAGTACACGAAAGAATTCTCCAAGACCGCCGGACTAAAAGAAGACGAACGTGGAGACACAGGTGTCATTGCCCAAGAAGTCGAGTCCATCCTTCCTGATGCAGTTAGACCTGCCGGCAACATCGTTCTTCCAGACGGAAGACAAATCGAAAATTTCTTAGTAGTCAACAAG gagcGCATCTTCATGGAAAATGTTGGTGCAGTAAAAGAACTGTGCAAAGTGACGGATAATCTTGAAACACGCATTGATGAACTGGAGCGAATGAATCATAAATTGGCAAAATTGAAACGGCTTGACAGCATCCGCTCTTCGGCTAGTGGATCAACAG TGAGTAACGTTATGTCCAGTGTGAGCCGTCACCGTAAACCTTGTGGTAAATTTTCACCTTCGGAGGGAAACCCGATTTGCGCAAACCGAATAATCCAAGCTACGGTCATCATTTTGGTTACGATTATGGCCCTATG CTTGATTGCCATGGCTACATTATACATACTCGAGTGGCAGAAGCGAAATACGGACATCTTGTTGGCTGAAACCAA TGGGCACAGGGCGACTTCAGAATTCCACACCGTGCTAAACTACACAGATCCATCGTTGGACTACGTTTACTTACCTGACGGTGAACCGATTTCTCATGCggaaaataaaactttcaaACCTCCGGACGTATCCACAACATTGTCAACTAGTAATTCGACAACTATCAGCGTCATTAGCTCTTCGCGAAGCATTCTTTTGCCGACGAAGCAAGATGGAGCCGCCAACAATTCGACATCGCGCTTCTATACGTCTTTGACTAGTAGCAAACCTGAAGTCGTTGGTAAACCTGACGCATGCGTAGCCACCGTTTCTTGCCAG aTCTACTGCTGCGCAAGTGCTGCATCAGGAATTGCAACTACACGAGCCTGGACAAGCATAACTACTCAGCAAAATGACGTGCAAAATGAAAGCACTGTAGCAGAGCGTCCTCTTG TCACGTCCGCCACGAATGATGTATCTAGCCTTTCACCACCTGACGACGAGCTGGCCAATAACGTCGAACATTTTGAAAGcaaggaaaggaaaaatcacAACTTTGGAGGCCCTAGCGATCTTTCGGGTGGCTTCAATTTGCGTGAGATCAATAGACAG TTCAATCTACAGAAGCAGCGAGACAAGAAAACTGGTCGCATTCCCCGCCAGAAGCGCCATTTGTTAACTCAAACACGAGAATTAGGTTTCCGGGGTTCTACGGACGGTGATTTCACACCAGCGCGTTCTCATGCTCCCAGCGTCAAGCCCACGTCTCAGGCCACAA CCTGGGATGGACGAGTCAGCTACATACGCTTGGTGGGCTCCAACTTCAATACTACGCTGGGCCCTAGCTACTGCATGCCCAACAGTGACGAGTATATCCGATGCCTCAATGGTGACGCAGTCAACTACACGTACGGCATACCGCTCAGCAAGCATATGCCTGATCGCAGTTTGACCCTACAATTTCA TTTTACGAACAGCTTCAGTCTCCAGCCGGATCAATGCACGTCACCTGTGCGTTTGGGTGCCTGTCCCGATGGTCAGCGGGACCCGATGGGAGCTAATAGCATTCAGCGAGGCCCCACCCTTAACCATGCTGATTCGGTAGCACGCACATTCTTCATTGATGTTGGTCGCTCCTCAATTGTGGCGTACCGCTTCCGTTTCCCTGTTCTTAGAGGGGACACTGTG gATTTGTGTAGCAAAACGAATAGTGCAGCGGGAGGAGAATACGTTGAATATAACTTGGTGTTCTACCGAGTTTGCGGTGATTGA